Part of the Mytilus trossulus isolate FHL-02 chromosome 2, PNRI_Mtr1.1.1.hap1, whole genome shotgun sequence genome is shown below.
gcaatattttgatCTTTAAAGATTGATGCAGCATGGGTATGTCTGGGTATTCATTTACCCATTCAGTTTTTAATTCTAATTAGTATCGACGACGTCAATGCATTCGGAAAGAGTATCTACGTGTTTTCTCTTGTGATCAGcacattgcctggcataatcctcgactgaatctatcagtattttaaagttgatttTCCAATAGATGGATTTATGCTCACGATATGTCAGaccttttgataaaatatttcgcAGAGAGAGttatagaaaatgttttttaagtCTTACAAATTTAGAAGTCAGAAATGACTGTCCATTTAATGTTTCAGATCATTATcctattttgattttcttagATATGAATTTGCTATGTaatacatcaaataaatttcatcttTATCGTAAAGTTCTAATGTGGTCGAGATGTGATGAATGGGAGAAGAAATATTATCAAACAGAACTAGACAAATTActaaattttgaagttttaccTTTGAACTCGTGTGAAATAAACGAAAATTACATAGAACATATAAACtcaaatattgtaaatgttGTGCATATCGCTGCAAATTCTAGTATTCCCACTGGAAAATTTAGACACTATCTAAAACCGTACTGGAAAAGTAACAGCTTAGATTATTACCATAATAAGCAACGACAAGCTCGTAAAACGTGGCTGTCAATGGGACAAACACGAAACAAcgacaatattttttataaacagtatAAAGATCAGAAAAGAGAATTTCGAAAGCATAAACGTAATGCAGAGCGATTGTGGGAATCTGAAAAATTTGCTGATGTGCAAAAAGCAGCCGAAATGGACATAGGACAATTTTATCGTGTAGTGCGAAAGCATAGACAACAAAAATCGCCTGCAACTTGTTTGAACTATGATGGAAATACAGCTACTAATAACGGGGATATTTGCAAGTTGTGGAGTACTTATTTTAGCGATTTGTATACTCCTAATGAACAcgaaaatgacaattttgatcaaTCTTTTTATATGGATGTCACAGAAAAAATTCGTGAATATAGCAGTCAAATTAGCAAAccgtttaatgtttttttcgaTGTGCCCTACACTgaagatgaaatatatgagcaaattaaaactttaaaatgtggTAAGGCTCCAGGACCGGACTATGTATGCAACGAACATATAATATACGGTGGTAATACCTTGTTGAAATggatttgttatatttttaatattatacttAAATGCGAATACATTCCATTACTATATCGACATGGCATAATTATTCCGTTATATAAAGGAAATAACAAAGACAAGAGTAATCCGAATAGTTACAGAGCTATTGTCCTAACATCCGTATTTGGAAAATTACATGACAAAACAGTCCTTCATCGAATAAATAAAATGCTTACTGCACTTGATAAGACTTTTCCTGATCCTTTACAGTTTGGATTTGTTCCTGAACATGGTTCTATCCCCGCTTTATACACACTCAAAGAATGTATTAACGTGTTTATGAAAAGTAAATCTAaactttatgttggttttctagaTAACGAGAAAGCGTTTGATAAGATCTGGCACGACGgactttttctgaaattgaaaGAAATCGGTGTAACTGGTAAATTATGGAACATACTTTTTATGTCTTACAAATCTGCTAGTGCACATGTGCAATATAATGGACTCACTAGTGACAATTTCTCCATTTCGCAGGGTGTAGGGCAAGGGAGAGTACTCTCATCTTGGCTATTCTCCTTATATATAAATGACTTAATATTACAGCTGATTTCGACAAACTGTGGAATACGAATTGGTTATTTGAACATTCCTGCCATTCTTCTTGCGGACGACACAACCCTTCTTAGTGCTTCGCCAAAAGGTCTACAAGGTCTTCTTGACTGTGTACAAACTTATGCTTGTAAATGGAGACTTAAATATAACGGAACAAAAAGTTGTGTCTTGGCttttaataataatacagaTATTGACATTAAGCTTGGAAATACAAAAATAGCGTGTAAAACTGATACAATTTATGCTGGTACATTGATAACTAACAATAACAAAACGTTTGAAAGGACAAAAAATGCGACTAAGaagttaaagaaaaatctacacTCATTGTATAGTGCTGGAGTTAACCCGAAAGGCCTTACACCGATTACAAACACGTTAATATGGAAGCGTTTTGTTCTGCCTACAGCATTGTACTCTTGCGAAGTATGGGGACAACTCTCAAATTCTGAAATAGAACTTTTAGAAAGAACACAACGATATGCTGCGCGATATATACAGTGTATGGACAAATATTCACCAACGGACTCAACTATAAGCAACCTTGGTTTATGGTCATTGGAAGCTGTAATTGacaaattcaaacttttattttttgggcGATTATGTAGGAGTAAATCTACCACAACtcataaaaaattattcaacatgTGCATTAGTCAATTTATTCTGGATGAAAATGCCGAACACTCTATAACCTATAATCTTATTACAACTCTTGTTAAATACGATCTATTTTCTTTCCTTGAAACCTATGTAAAAGAGGATTACATACCAGAAAAAGTGCTGTGGTCGAAAATTGTCCGTCAGTCTATTGAAATTTATGAAGAGAACATATGGAAAAGTAATTTAGAAAATAGAAACGAACTCAAAAGGTATTCCAAAATTCATCCTACCCTCTGTGAACATAGATTAATTCGGTTGACAGTTTTATATCCCGATGCAAAACTCGAACTGCTAGTACTTGTGGCTTTAGGATCGGCAGCCATTAAGAAAGCTACATGTACTCTATGTAACAAACAATCTTTCGATATcgttaaacatttaataatgGAGTGTCATGTTCTATTGACAGAGagaaatgttatgttttataaaattgtagaTGAACTTCCCATTCAAAAATCTGTggacattttcaatttagacGACGATGACCTTCTTGAAGTACTACTAGGATCTGTTAATGATATAGTATACGATCTCGATCCTATAGATTGGTCTAGAATGATGTATTACATAGCAAAACATGTTTACCCCATGTTTAAGAAATTCAGACATGTATTATTTGAAAAccgatttaattttgaattttgaatagactttgatagaaaaacattgtgtttttgttgtgtataCAAGAATATGTCATTATATGAATTGTGTGTTTATCTAAATAtggatgttgttttttttgggtttttttcattggGTATTTATCTCgaaatgtatgatattttgtttattgtgtaaataattattaatttctgtttGTATGCAAAATCTTCATATACATGGAGGAAATAaagattcattcattcattcattcaacaTAGAAACTAACGACCAAGAAGAAAGAAACCCGGCAAAAAAGTGGAAGTCTTCTCAGGTACATCGGAAaggtaagtagatcctgcttcacatgtgcaACCCGGTCGTtatgttgctcatgttagtacGACCCGGTAACTTTACTTTACCTTTACTTCGGTAGGTCACCTTCGAGGATAATGATGGGGTTGTAGCTTCGACTATTCTAACATATTCGCGATCATCTGTGATACGGGTATTCCATGGCGACCAaacaactcgtgatggtgtATGTCAAATTAATTAACTTCACCATATGCACtgcctttgtttttttaaagcttCCTTGTGCGCAACAACCCTATATCTAAGAAATTCAAGCCATGGAATTTCGTATCAACATGGAGATATGTCTTCTGTATtaaggcgctgctggaatgttgggATGGCGCAGCATagaaatttaaagttcacaattaggaagctgaaataaaaacaaaattgcgtttagtttagttttgttttcaaccgaccttcATTATCAGTTTCTTTTAAGAGTCAAAATATGAGACAGAcctaactgtatctgttgtatttttttttatctcaagtTCGATGGGATGGATGCGTTCAACGCATAGGCACCAAATGTTGAATTAaatagtgagagaacatcatctgcATGGCGGAAGGTAAAGTTAAACGATACTGCTAAtgtcttttctttctttctgtGAAGTTCCTGTATGACGAAAAGCACATTTTGTCAATCAAGAAGTCAAGCATATTGATGTCAGGTTCAGAGATTATTTTGTTTGCTTGTATCTGTTTGCAAGTCTTGTTCATGAAACAAAGCaggactattttttttaatgtgtcttttagtttggaatggggAATACTTGTGAAAATTGTAGAagagtcaaatgttttaatgctATTGCAAGATGGAATAGTATTCgattgtatgtactcttaaATTGGTATCCACATCTAaccacgccacctctagaataggtaGTTTCACAATATCTTCAAACCCCGGCTTTGATTGCTGATGAAAtttatgttaataatttagaaagaggtttcgtgaaGCACTTAGAAAACCAAGCAACATAAGTTTGTGTGTAGGGAAACTTATGTAGTTTAAGTATTCAATACAAAGATGAAATATCAAGTACTTCATCTtgggttgaaattccaaaggaacatatcATAGAACagatagaacagacctatgattatccaggatttcctctttggtaattGTCGTTGGgtatatgttgtttttgttttgttttctaagTGAACTGACACTGTACATAATTCATTTATCAAGCAGTTTATGTAATGTGATTCATTTACACACAAACACGAAAATGTTTGGGGATTTATCTTAGGGGACGGCAACATATATTTGTCATAGGGGTAGGACAAGTgttttgcaatattttgatCTTTAAAGATTGATGCAGCATGGGTATGTCTGGGTATTCATTTACCCATTCAGTTTTTAATTCTAATTAGTATCGACGACGTCAATGCATTCGGAAAGAGTATCTACGTGTTTTCTCTTGTGATCAGcacattgcctggcataatcctcgactgaatctatcagtattttaaagttgatttTCCAATAGATGGATTTATGCTCACGATATGTCAGaccttttgataaaatatttcgcAGAGAGAgttattgaaaatgttttttaagtCTACGGTAATAACGCAAACAACCGGATTATATATGCATGGGAAATCTTGCACAGGTGcattcaggtttttttttaaattgtcaagaTTGAGATCCTGCAGCAAGtctttgtaattgaaaattttagtcgGTCTGATGTTGTTATAAGAGATGATATGTacaaactgatttttttcaaataggaaggtatttttaaatgaactgATTTATGATGAGGGATATGAGGTGATGGCATCGAGATCAATGTTGGTAAATGAAGGGTTAAGAAAGAATCTTTTCTCCTTTGCATATTAAACAGCACGTATTCATTTTGATATCATCTTTGTTGTACGAGTTGTCATTGTGGCTGATTAAGATGAACAAATACTTATCCAAATACGGgagtatatacaaattaattttgagtacttttataaattttcatactATTGTCATCGTGCTGATATCTTTATAAGAAAACAAGACTAATTCACAATTGAAATTATTACAGGATGATTAATCTAGTTGGAGGAGATGGGACGAGGAAGATGAGTAAAtacttcaaaataaataattgatctttgcactgaaaaaaatataattcattgGTTATGTTTTCATTGGAAACTTTGTCCATAtaagtaaaatttaattttggatgtaacacgtcttctgattggctgacgttattttgttatcatccCATAGACATAATTGAGTCATGTGAcagtgacgtcatcaacgtctTTTCGTGGTTTTAtacggtttaaaatgaaataagaattaaattataagaaatgactaatatttgtttctgtctattcaaaataacataaaaaaatttggtgtacactgttaaaaaacccgctacgcgcgttattcagtgtgcaccaaattgtttgttattttgaatagacagaaaaaatattacagtcattccttaaatataaataacGTTTCCGAAAATAAAATCTTGATAGCCAAACAAAGgtttaaataatatcaaatattgacatttttgtcaGATGAACGATTAAAGATCCGCAGAACCTATAAGCGAGGATTACAATATAGATGATCAGTGATATAGCGAGAGGTTAACTATTTGTCCATCATCAAGCTCATGTATATTGTGGGTAGTAAATGTAAAACGATGTTTGGTGTTCTCTCTTTTTCGtctaatttattgaaaaaatctaaGGTTCgattttattgttaaatgttCTCTTACACTTTATTGAAGttgtaaatgtttaatataGATAAACACATTCTTCCAATTCTTATTCTGATATAATGAACATTTTGCCAAGTATCCTTTATTCCTACTTCGGTTTATTgatcaataaaattgaattatttgttaTGTATACACTTCTACAAAATATTTGGCATGATTTTGTACCTAACAGCTGTTTCTGAATACATAGAAGTATAATGTGttgtatgtatttatatatatgtagtgGCAGCTGTATATGTGTTGCTAGTAGTAATTCAGTGTGATATTGTCGTCTCGTCAAAAGACCGACCCGGGATCTCCTTGAGTGTATGCGTTCCCAGATGAACAAAGAGTCCTGTCGAGATGAAAACTAACTGAACGTTTTCAAACGCATCTTACTTCCTCATTTGAACGCCAATCTCGCAAATATTTTCCGTTATTTATACTTTCTAAATGTCTTTGATGAGTTGTATAGATAACAACCCCATGTAAAATTATGTTCTATAGGCAGATCCGgccatttttatacgaccgcaaattttgaaaaaaatttcgtcgtatattgctatcacgttggcgtcgtcgtcgtcgtcgtcgtcgtcgtcgtcgtctgtcgtcgtcgtcgtcgtcgtcgtcgtccgaatacttttagttttcgcactctaactttagtaaaagtgaatagaaatctatgaaattttaacacaaggtttatgaccataaaaggaaggctggtattgattttgggagttttggtcccaacattttaggaattaggggccaaaaagggcccaaataagcattttcttggttttcgcactataactttagtttaagttaattgaaatctatgaaattttgacacaaggtttatgaccacaaaagaaaggttgggattgattttgggagttttggtttcaacagtttaggaattaggggccaaaaaagggcccaaataagcattattcttggttttcgcacaataactttagttaaagtaaatagaaatcaatgaaatttaaacacaatgtttatgaccacaaaaggaaggttggtattgattttgggagtttcggtcccaacagtttaggaattaggggccaaaaagggacccaaataagcatttttcttggttttcgcaccatagctttagtataagtaaatagaaatctatgaaattttaacacaaggtttatgactattaaaggaaggttggtattgattttgggagttttggtcccaacagttaaggaaaaggggcccaaagggtccaaaattaaattttgtttgatttcatcaaaattgaataattgggttttttaatatgccgaatctaactgtgtatgtagattcttaatttttggtcccgttttcaaattggtctacattaaggtccaaagggtccaaaattaaacttagtttgattttaacaaaaattgaaacctttgggttctttgatatgctgaatctaaaaatgtacttagattttttattattggcccagttttcaagttggcccaaatcgaggtccaaaattaaacattgtttgatttcatcaaaaattgaataattggggttctttgatatgccaaatctaactgtgtatgtagattcttaatttttggtccagttttaaaattggtctaaattaaagtgcaaagggtccaaaattaaacttagttagattttaacaaaaattaaattcttgggcctctttgatatgctgaatctaaacatgtacttagatttttgattatgggcccatttttcaagttggtccaaatcaggatctaaaattattatattaagtattgttcaatagcaagtcttttcaattgcacagtattgtgcaatggcaagaaatatctaatttcacaatattgtgaaatagcaatttttttttttaattaagagttatctttctttgtccagtatagtaagcaagaaatatctgcaagaattttttttaattggagttatctttctttgtccagaatcaacttaaatctttgttatatacaatatacaatgtatattcactttttactaccaactgataaatttaaataatctttaccattcagtgataacaagcagtttttttacatcttaatattttatgatgtatttaaatgagtagtaattgttgcaaactccattagaatattttaattgaaattagttttggaataagggaaaggaggatgtgattaaaaaattgggttcaatttttctcaattgaaatttcataaataaaaagaatttcttcaaacattttttttagaggattaatattcaacagcatagtgaactgctctaagagaaaacaaaaattttaagttcatttgaatacattcattctgtgtcagaaacctatgctgtgtcaactatttaatcacaatccaaatttagagcggaatccagcttgaatgttgtgtccatacttgccccaaccgttcagggttcaacctctgcggtcgtataaagctacgccctgcggagcatctggttataagGTGATTTCAAACATGTCCCCAATCGAAAGCATTGATCGCCTAAAGGTTGATATATACTGTGTCAGATGTTCCCAGGTTCTATCGTCTCGGAGACTCCATGTACAATAagtcattttttcttaaaatgtcccgTATCCACTCAGggaaatggcagttgttatcttatagttcgtgtTACATTGtcgtttggtttttttatgcatgttagtgtttttgttgtttcgttgttttcctcttatatttgatatttttcccACGGTTTACTTTATAActcgaatttgtttttttctcaatcgatttatgactttcgaacagcagtatactaatgttgcctttaaTTGTATAATAACACCATGAACACGAAACAACTAGTTAGGTTCGcaatttttattgcaaaaaaataacaatgtacTCTTCACAGATCACTCATAAATATATCACTCAGACAAACTCATGTCAATTGAACTGTATGAAAGACTTTGCactaaatatatttgtgttgttttgCAAAATTCTGATCATTTAAAGAATTAGATGTTTCTCTATATGATCAGAACTTTGCATTTTGAACAACATCACCAACATACCCGTTGAACATGAGACAGATACGAACTTTGACTCAATATTTGACTTTCACCAATCTACAACTCTCACCAATACATAATTGTGTTTTACACTCACATTAATCTCGCACATACAATTAATAAACGTTCAGACATATGATTGCACTTTAAATGGATAAGATTCTTAAACTCCTACGAATAAGGAAGACTTCAAATCGTCCTTGTCATCATCTATTTagcaaagaaaaaataacaatccACTTCCATCATGCAGTcgcttttaaaaaaagtgtgaaaaatataaatatctaaaaCAGGGTGTCTCCCCCTCCACCATTCAACAGTGCAAAATTTGCTTTAATGATCTATTATTTGTTAACATGAAACCTTCCTGGTCAATTGTTATATAGATTGGAGGTAAAACTTGAACATATATATGCATTAAAGCGtgcaataacaaataaaactttttgtaAAGGCGAATCTGCAACAATGGATGGGTGTTGTTTTGTCAAACTTGTCTTCTATAATACTActaatcatatatatttatcttatagAACAAACTATAGCAGATCATATCAAAACATTCTCTCTTAAAATCGTAAGGCATTCCtattttaacatagaaaatgttcATTCATTGCACATGGAAAGTCCATCCACCCATTTACTGAGATCATTAATGTTCAGTCGTGTATCACAGACATCAAATATTGTGTAATACAAcatactattttgtttttatataacatcTACTAAAGATATAATCATATAAAAgcacaaataataaacaatggtTTTCATGACAGCACCTATTACATCTTCCACTTAAAAACTTCTGGTTACATTTTCGGTACTCTGTGTgtgatttaaataaataatatgaaatcaagaaaataaataatgaatgagcatgttgtctctttggtatgACTAGGAATTCGTGTATGAATGGCCTCATACACCAGTTTACATCACAACACAGCTTTTCGCTGCTTCTTTCCGAAGATGCATTTTGGCCTCTCCCATTCCACTGAATCTTTTACGTCTTATGAAAGATCTCTGGCGACGTAAACTAGGACTTTCTGCTGATGTTTTATTTCCAGCAGATGATAATGCTGCTACTTCTATAACGTCACTAACACTACGCTGAGAGGTCTTTGAAGAAATTTCAGAATACACTAATGCTCCTATATGCTTTGCTGTTTTCAGACcctacaacaacaaaaacatacatatcatttgttaattataaattttggtgattataacaaaaatatgtttgaacaAGATGTAAAAGTATACAGGCATCCTTATAAAAGCAATGaaaattaacttttttggattcgagcgtcactgatgagtcttttgtagacgcaACGCGCATGTGGcgaatatactaaatttagtcctggtatctatgatgagtttattcatgtggcctatatactaaatttagtcctggtatctatgatgagtttattcatatctaaaataaaacagacaGCAAAACTTTACAAATGAAATGTGATAAATTGCATAAAGAAATTGAGTTTAGTAACAACTAGATAAATGAATTACCTGATcataattaactatttttgatCCTTCCTCTTGTTTTGGTATGTCTGGACGGACATCTGTTTTGCAACCCACTAATATAACAGGTTGTTTGGGACAATGTTCTCGTACCTCGATTATCCACTGTAATGATAAAACACTTCAATAAGTACAggcttaaaattaaaatgttaatgattttttttgttaaatttcaaataaatgtatgtGACATCTTAATTTACCATAACTAGACCAACCAAACTCTAGCAGAGTCTGGCAGACGGTCCAAAGTAAACTTTCTATATCTATCATGACGGCAACAAGGTTTTTGCATTCctttctatttcaaaatttaaatcatttatggtgcaaattctatttatttttttagaatgatATTCTTTAATACAGTAAATATATCTACCTTTGAGACAACGTTGGCCATGGATTCTGGATCTCCAACAGAAAAACATATTATGACTAAATCTGCATCACTATACGACAACGGTCTAACTCTATTGTACCCGGCATCtcctgcaaaataaaacaataactttAAGATTGTGTATCATATAAGATTGTAATACTTTCAACTCATATATCAGACCCCATGTTGAAGACAAAGGTCGTAAATAAGAAGTCGGAAGCTCTAGCATCAATTTGATAATGttcaataaaattgtgaatggaaatggggaatgtgtcaaagagacaacagaagaaggtcaccaacaggtcttcagtgCAGCGAAAAGAGCCCACTTGacgaaaaaaaagttataagaaggattgttaatatttcaacaCAAAATGACGATATTATATGATGctacaagtatatattttttgctgaTGTAAGTTCATGTAAGCAGATCACAATTTATCTGTGTACTGGGGCAGAAAATTAGCTGTAGTTATTGGGTGTAACCGTTATCGTCTGAGTAGGTAAAAATATCATTATCAGCTGAACATCATAAATATCCTAAAGGAAGGCACCTGTTTCTGTCAGACAGAAAACCTATTATACAACCTGTCGGATTTACGAGGTCAAAAAACAGATAAAGGTGAAATTTTAGATCTTTATCATTCACCTTACTCAACATTTTGTTAATCCAAAATTTATACTGTATTCTAAAATCCTGTAAGATTTAATCAGaagaataaaaagacaaatatttattgatacaaTCGATACCAGCTACTTTTTCCTTGTTTTGAATTTCAAGCAATGGTATGTTTGAGTTTAAAACACAAAGTCATTCTACAAAATAGGTCTCTGGAGATAAACCTTTGAACTCCCGGAAGTTCTCGACACGAGTCTGAAACCCAATCGTATTATCTGTAAAGTTTATCTTGTACATGTTTTGTGAATAGCCAGTCAATGGATGTTTCCGTCGCCAATTGACCAAGCCATCTGTTAGCCTGGGCACCCTTAAACAGTTTTGCTTTTCTGTAATATATGTAACTTTTTTACCCTTATCTTCGGTTTATTGTTTGAAAGActacattatttataaatgtttaatgttttaattttttagtccTGTTTAAACCTTTGAGCTCGTGGGTTTTATTTTGACACCAATCGCTTTCGTACTGTTGTATACCAACCCGATTCGGAGAATAAACGGTTTAATGATTTTAAGGATTGTCAGATTTTTTTCGCATACCATAGGGATTTACTATGATCTGAATGACCTGGTTTAAAATAAACCAGATTAGCATATTTGCTGGATTAACCTAATAGGATTATCAAGGTTTACTGTACATAGTTGTGTCCTACGCAAATTTGTCATGGAAAGAAAAATTTGGTTTGGACCTTTATAAGCAgtcattttctatttataacaACTTATTCATTTTAAGGCTTTACacatggttatttttttatttctactttattcatatatttaaaaaaaaattaaagtaccTGAATGGTTTTTGTTGATTCTTAAAAAGTAGAGTTCTTTGATCACCGTCTGTATAAGTTCATGCACTTACTTAAGCATCTCACGTTCACAAGCAAATTTCAATCACAAAGTTG
Proteins encoded:
- the LOC134706293 gene encoding rho-related GTP-binding protein RhoE-like, yielding MGQRNEEPEVTTVKSKLVVVGDCGCGKTSMINRYVKGNFSETYTPTGFDTYTSTYHVSDTYKIHMSIWDTSGDAGYNRVRPLSYSDADLVIICFSVGDPESMANVVSKWIIEVREHCPKQPVILVGCKTDVRPDIPKQEEGSKIVNYDQGLKTAKHIGALVYSEISSKTSQRSVSDVIEVAALSSAGNKTSAESPSLRRQRSFIRRKRFSGMGEAKMHLRKEAAKSCVVM